A window from Spiroplasma endosymbiont of Aspidapion aeneum encodes these proteins:
- a CDS encoding 23S rRNA (pseudouridine(1915)-N(3))-methyltransferase RlmH, whose amino-acid sequence MIKIYCFNKNNDVHDDAYNFYLKKIEKFVKIDVVFIEESVFDNIQKSKKNNSKIMEDRLDKLKNTKIFLLDIWSDIVDTIQFSKIIVKHVIEISEDICFVIGPSDGFSNDFKKKYLNKISFGRITLTHVICRVILLEQIYRSFKIINNHKYHK is encoded by the coding sequence TTGATAAAAATATATTGTTTTAATAAGAATAATGATGTACATGATGATGCTTATAATTTCTATTTAAAAAAAATAGAGAAATTCGTAAAAATCGATGTAGTTTTTATTGAAGAATCAGTATTTGATAATATACAGAAAAGTAAGAAAAATAATTCAAAAATTATGGAAGATAGACTTGATAAATTAAAAAATACAAAAATATTTTTATTAGATATTTGAAGTGATATTGTAGATACCATACAGTTTTCAAAAATTATTGTAAAACATGTAATTGAAATATCAGAAGATATTTGTTTTGTAATTGGACCAAGTGATGGTTTTTCAAATGATTTTAAAAAAAAGTATCTAAATAAGATTTCATTTGGAAGAATTACATTAACACATGTTATATGTAGAGTTATTCTCTTAGAACAAATTTATCGGAGTTTTAAAATTATTAATAATCATAAATATCATAAATAG
- the ylqF gene encoding ribosome biogenesis GTPase YlqF, with protein sequence MEEKKAVFNWFPGHMNKSIKDIERQISVVDLVVYIIDARAPLSTQNFLFKNILKSKKIIYLFAKSDISDMLVTNKWLDYFNMNFKIAMLIEKNCNKNKSNLIKFINHNLTEVFKKQRSRGYEKINSNVLVIGIPNVGKSTFINSLSTQKKVNAANKPGVTRGLQRIVLTPEITLIDSPGISPSKFETKEKAIICAASNCLRIFDTYKNEVAASILDLLLKDYKCIIEDAFKIKLNNYYEYNEEYIYNIFEELSILYSGEKNNIDLGVEIFLNKLLNYKITNISFERPKNE encoded by the coding sequence ATGGAAGAAAAAAAAGCAGTTTTTAATTGATTTCCCGGGCATATGAATAAGAGTATAAAAGATATTGAAAGGCAAATATCTGTGGTTGATTTAGTTGTTTATATAATAGATGCTAGAGCACCATTATCTACTCAAAATTTCTTATTTAAAAATATTTTAAAGTCTAAAAAAATAATATATTTATTTGCAAAATCAGATATTTCAGATATGTTAGTTACAAACAAATGGTTAGATTATTTTAATATGAATTTTAAAATTGCAATGTTAATTGAAAAAAATTGTAATAAAAATAAGTCAAATTTAATCAAATTTATAAACCATAATTTAACTGAAGTATTTAAAAAACAAAGAAGCCGTGGTTATGAAAAAATAAATTCAAATGTTTTAGTGATAGGTATTCCAAACGTGGGTAAATCAACGTTTATAAATAGTTTGTCTACACAAAAAAAGGTTAATGCTGCAAATAAACCCGGAGTAACAAGAGGGTTACAGAGAATAGTATTAACACCGGAAATAACTTTGATCGATAGTCCAGGGATTTCGCCATCTAAATTTGAAACAAAAGAAAAGGCAATTATATGTGCTGCAAGTAATTGTTTAAGAATATTTGACACATATAAAAATGAGGTTGCTGCCTCAATATTGGATTTACTATTAAAAGATTATAAATGCATAATTGAAGATGCATTTAAAATAAAACTTAATAATTATTATGAATACAATGAAGAATACATATATAATATTTTTGAGGAGTTGTCAATACTATATTCAGGTGAGAAAAATAATATTGATTTAGGAGTTGAGATATTTTTAAATAAATTATTAAATTATAAGATTACAAATATATCATTTGAAAGGCCAAAAAATGAGTAG
- a CDS encoding ribonuclease HII: MSSDFLRFKFDEEIRQKYGVRLLSGSDEVGRGAMAGPIVVASVVLDPNWKNKKIKDSKLLSFKQREELFQLIKDNCLSYSIKEYDNNIVDKYNPKKTSIMGIIDTIYLLDIKPDMCLIDAEKVQLGNSYTSLSIIKGDDKSQSIACASILAKVYRDRILIAYKDKYKDYGFENHKGYCTKEHITNVKKYGVLPIHRKTYKPIRELLEVNHEH, encoded by the coding sequence ATGAGTAGTGATTTTTTGAGATTTAAATTTGATGAGGAAATTAGACAAAAATACGGGGTAAGATTATTATCTGGTAGTGATGAAGTAGGGAGAGGGGCAATGGCGGGCCCTATTGTTGTAGCCTCTGTTGTTTTAGATCCAAATTGAAAAAATAAAAAAATAAAAGATTCAAAACTTTTATCATTCAAACAAAGAGAAGAATTATTTCAATTAATAAAAGATAATTGTCTTTCTTATTCAATAAAAGAATATGATAATAATATAGTAGATAAATATAATCCAAAAAAGACAAGTATTATGGGAATAATTGATACAATTTATTTGTTAGATATTAAGCCTGATATGTGCTTAATCGATGCTGAAAAGGTACAATTAGGAAATAGTTACACATCATTGTCAATAATAAAAGGAGATGATAAAAGTCAATCAATTGCATGTGCAAGTATTTTAGCGAAAGTTTATCGCGACAGAATTCTTATCGCCTATAAAGATAAATATAAAGATTATGGATTTGAAAATCACAAAGGATATTGTACAAAAGAACATATCACAAATGTAAAAAAATATGGTGTATTACCGATTCATCGTAAAACATATAAACCTATTAGAGAATTATTGGAGGTAAATCATGAGCATTAA